One region of Brachybacterium saurashtrense genomic DNA includes:
- the pgm gene encoding phosphoglucomutase (alpha-D-glucose-1,6-bisphosphate-dependent), protein MHPRAGQRALEEDLVDVDALLDAYYDRHPDPSDPDQAVSFGTSGHRGSSLDTAFNEDHIAATTQAIVEYRAAQGIRGPLFLGRDTHALSRPAFDTALEVLAANDVATRVDAQDGYTPTPAVSHAILVHNRGRAAGDPGRADGIVVTPSHNPPRDGGFKYNPPHGGPADTDATSWIAERANALLAGGLREVRRHGRQKALQDAERYDYLHTYVQDLASVVDLEAIRRAGVRIGADPLGGAAVDYWAEIGEMHDLDLTVVNPEVDPRWSFMTLDRDGKIRMDCSSPWAMASLLEKRDEFDIATGNDADADRHGIVTPDGGLMNPNHYLATAIRYLFTHRPDWPATARVGKTVVSSGLIDRVVASLGRELYEVPVGFKWFVPGLIDSSVGFGGEESAGASFLRRDGSVWTTDKDGIILSLLASEILAVTGRSPSTLHAELVEEFGASAYARTDAPADRAQKAKLKALSPEQVTATELAGEPIVSAITEAPAGGAIGGLKVSTDSAWFAARPSGTEDIYKIYAESFRGEEHLGQVQDAAKALVAEALTD, encoded by the coding sequence ATGCACCCGCGTGCAGGACAGAGAGCTCTGGAGGAGGACCTCGTCGACGTCGACGCGCTCCTCGACGCGTACTACGACCGCCACCCCGATCCGTCGGATCCGGATCAGGCCGTCTCCTTCGGCACCTCCGGGCACCGCGGCTCCTCGCTCGACACCGCCTTCAACGAGGACCACATCGCCGCGACCACGCAGGCGATCGTGGAGTACCGGGCCGCGCAGGGGATCCGCGGCCCGCTGTTCCTGGGCCGGGACACCCATGCCCTCTCCCGCCCCGCCTTCGACACCGCGCTCGAGGTGCTGGCCGCGAACGACGTCGCCACCCGGGTGGATGCCCAGGACGGCTACACCCCCACCCCGGCCGTCTCCCACGCGATCCTGGTGCACAACCGCGGCCGTGCGGCCGGGGACCCCGGCCGGGCCGACGGCATCGTGGTCACCCCCAGCCACAACCCGCCCCGCGACGGCGGCTTCAAGTACAACCCGCCCCACGGCGGCCCGGCGGACACCGACGCCACCTCGTGGATCGCCGAGCGCGCCAACGCGCTGCTCGCGGGCGGCCTGCGCGAGGTGCGTCGTCACGGCCGGCAGAAGGCGTTGCAGGACGCCGAGCGGTACGACTACCTGCACACCTATGTGCAGGACCTCGCCTCCGTGGTGGATCTCGAGGCGATCCGCCGCGCCGGAGTGCGGATCGGCGCGGACCCCCTGGGCGGCGCCGCCGTGGACTACTGGGCGGAGATCGGGGAGATGCACGACCTCGACCTCACCGTGGTCAACCCCGAGGTGGATCCGCGCTGGAGCTTCATGACCCTGGACCGCGACGGCAAGATCCGCATGGACTGCTCGAGCCCGTGGGCGATGGCCTCCCTGCTGGAGAAGCGCGACGAGTTCGACATCGCCACCGGCAACGACGCGGACGCGGACCGCCACGGGATCGTCACCCCCGACGGCGGGCTGATGAATCCCAACCACTACCTCGCCACCGCCATCCGCTACCTCTTCACGCACCGCCCGGACTGGCCCGCGACCGCCCGGGTGGGCAAGACGGTGGTCTCCTCGGGCCTGATCGACCGCGTGGTGGCGTCGCTGGGTCGGGAGCTGTACGAGGTGCCGGTGGGCTTCAAGTGGTTCGTGCCGGGGCTGATCGACTCCTCGGTGGGCTTCGGCGGCGAGGAGAGCGCCGGGGCCTCGTTCCTGCGGCGCGACGGCTCGGTGTGGACCACCGACAAGGACGGCATCATCCTCTCGCTGCTGGCCTCGGAGATCCTCGCGGTGACGGGCCGCTCCCCCAGCACCCTGCACGCGGAGCTGGTCGAGGAGTTCGGCGCCAGCGCCTACGCCCGCACGGACGCCCCGGCGGACCGCGCGCAGAAGGCGAAGCTCAAGGCGCTCAGCCCGGAGCAGGTCACCGCGACCGAGCTGGCCGGCGAGCCGATCGTCTCGGCGATCACCGAGGCCCCGGCCGGCGGGGCGATCGGCGGGCTCAAGGTCTCCACCGACTCCGCCTGGTTCGCGGCCCGCCCCTCGGGCACCGAGGACATCTACAAGATCTACGCCGAGTCGTTCCGGGGCGAGGAGCATCTGGGCCAGGTGCAGGACGCCGCCAAGGCCCTGGTCGCCGAGGCGCTGACGGACTGA
- a CDS encoding inorganic phosphate transporter, which yields MTPVLFALVVVTALGMAYMNGFHDASNAVSTTIATRTLRESAALMMAAVLNLLGALLGMMLIMVTAQWAIDLLGLAPLLEATGGAPDRLGAAMLAIMLTTILWDLLTWWFGMPASTWHAFFGATLGASLVLGATAPWEELGALLVVSLVGPPLSASLAFVLMHALLRIGRDERLRRGHLRFAQTLSAGAVATGHGINDSRLPLAMIVIAAATVPASPVPEAAIMVGVAVAVGAGTLMGGHRIIRTLGRRLTDLSVAQGLSAEVSAASTMALSLFGLDSPISTSHALASSVVGAGAAKGLRTVRWPVALQIALVWLSTPLATAVLGAALLGTGLSLVEG from the coding sequence GTGACTCCGGTCCTGTTCGCCCTGGTGGTCGTCACGGCGCTGGGGATGGCGTACATGAACGGCTTCCACGACGCCTCCAACGCCGTCTCCACCACGATCGCCACCCGCACCCTGCGCGAATCCGCCGCTCTCATGATGGCGGCGGTGCTGAACCTGCTCGGGGCGCTGCTGGGGATGATGCTGATCATGGTCACCGCCCAGTGGGCGATCGACCTGCTGGGGCTGGCGCCCCTCTTGGAGGCGACCGGCGGCGCCCCGGACCGGCTGGGCGCGGCGATGCTGGCGATCATGCTCACCACCATCCTCTGGGACCTGCTCACCTGGTGGTTCGGGATGCCCGCCTCCACCTGGCACGCGTTCTTCGGGGCGACGCTGGGGGCCTCGCTGGTGCTCGGCGCCACCGCGCCGTGGGAGGAGCTGGGCGCGCTGCTGGTGGTCTCCCTGGTGGGGCCGCCGCTCTCCGCCTCTCTCGCCTTCGTGCTGATGCACGCCCTGCTGCGGATCGGCCGCGACGAGCGCCTGCGGCGCGGCCATCTCCGCTTCGCGCAGACCCTCTCCGCGGGGGCGGTCGCCACCGGGCACGGGATCAACGACTCCCGCCTGCCGCTGGCGATGATCGTGATCGCGGCGGCCACGGTCCCCGCCTCGCCGGTGCCGGAGGCCGCGATCATGGTGGGCGTCGCCGTCGCGGTGGGCGCGGGCACCCTGATGGGCGGGCACCGGATCATCCGCACCCTCGGCCGCCGGCTCACCGATCTCAGCGTCGCCCAGGGGCTCTCCGCCGAGGTCTCCGCGGCCTCGACCATGGCACTGAGCCTGTTCGGCCTGGACTCCCCCATCTCCACCTCCCATGCCCTGGCCTCGAGCGTGGTGGGCGCCGGTGCCGCGAAGGGGCTGCGCACCGTGCGCTGGCCGGTGGCGCTGCAGATCGCCCTGGTGTGGCTGAGCACGCCCCTGGCCACCGCCGTGCTCGGGGCGGCGCTGCTGGGCACGGGCCTCAGCCTCGTCGAGGGCTGA
- a CDS encoding PH domain-containing protein translates to MTIPRQIGPETGPRTALPDYRRSSATVERMVSALQQGRHRAEAASGPVRALVPAAALRDTVLRAVAAAVLLGGALLCVPVGVLLLSGLEDGRAPGAGLLVVLLALGALALALTLLGLRFGIVALGTARSRVEVSAPGLRVVGPLRSRDVPWHEIAQIESRVVHPVHWHTAALRLRDGERVLMPAFDRHIWTYGQPSGQDVRDLRTELHRRERAARRTS, encoded by the coding sequence ATGACGATCCCCCGGCAGATCGGCCCGGAGACGGGGCCGCGCACCGCCCTGCCCGACTACCGCCGCAGCAGCGCCACGGTGGAGCGGATGGTCTCCGCGCTGCAGCAGGGGCGCCATCGCGCCGAGGCGGCCTCAGGACCCGTGCGGGCCCTGGTGCCGGCCGCCGCCCTCCGCGACACCGTGCTGCGGGCCGTGGCGGCGGCGGTGCTGCTGGGCGGCGCGCTGCTGTGCGTGCCGGTGGGAGTGCTGCTGCTGAGCGGCCTCGAGGACGGGCGCGCGCCGGGGGCCGGGCTGCTGGTGGTGCTGCTCGCGCTGGGCGCCCTCGCCCTGGCCCTGACCCTGCTGGGCCTCCGCTTCGGGATCGTCGCGCTGGGCACGGCGCGCTCCCGGGTGGAGGTCTCCGCCCCGGGGCTGCGCGTGGTGGGGCCGCTGCGCTCCCGGGACGTGCCGTGGCACGAGATCGCGCAGATCGAGTCGCGCGTGGTGCACCCGGTGCACTGGCACACCGCGGCGCTGCGCCTGCGCGACGGGGAGCGGGTGCTGATGCCCGCCTTCGACCGGCACATCTGGACCTACGGCCAGCCCTCCGGCCAGGACGTGCGCGACCTGCGCACCGAGCTGCACCGGCGCGAACGGGCGGCGCGGCGCACCTCCTAG
- a CDS encoding ROK family protein, with product MQGHDTAHHDAVAATALGSDSTRSVYRDLLRFGPRSRSELSQRLALSAPTVTRVTRDLLERDLLHALAAVPLAKGRPQEPLDIEENRGPRFVGVKVTADEIHAVVTTVRAVVLEELVLTLEDPSPARVTATMLLAVEALVDAHPHVVGVGVGLGGLVAGRRTVLASHLLGWDEPVELAAALEERIALPVVVENDLIAMVEGLHWFGMGRGYRSFAVLTVGAGAGIATVIDGHVVRGHHHMAGLTGRLPVGVDARGEPLALRDVASTSAVLARARALGVLGEADGLAALRARLAAGDPGALEVVQGMARALAVAASAVLAVTDPEAIVLGGETVDLLHAADPVFADALHRGAAGRQQDVVVRTLTGDFDDWARGVAVIAVQAYAGAMP from the coding sequence ATGCAGGGGCATGACACCGCACACCACGACGCCGTCGCGGCGACCGCGCTGGGGAGCGACAGCACGCGCTCCGTCTACCGCGATCTGCTGCGGTTCGGTCCCCGCTCCCGCAGCGAGCTCTCCCAGCGCCTCGCGCTCTCCGCCCCCACCGTCACCCGCGTGACGAGGGACCTGCTCGAGCGGGACCTGCTGCACGCCCTGGCCGCCGTGCCCCTCGCGAAGGGACGCCCCCAGGAGCCGCTGGACATCGAGGAGAACCGCGGCCCGCGCTTCGTGGGCGTGAAGGTCACGGCCGACGAGATCCACGCGGTGGTCACCACGGTGCGCGCCGTGGTGCTCGAGGAGCTCGTGCTCACGCTCGAGGACCCCTCCCCGGCCCGCGTGACCGCCACGATGCTGCTCGCCGTGGAGGCGCTGGTGGACGCGCACCCGCACGTGGTGGGGGTGGGGGTGGGCCTGGGCGGCCTGGTGGCCGGGCGCCGCACCGTGCTCGCCTCGCACCTGCTGGGCTGGGACGAGCCGGTGGAGCTCGCCGCCGCGCTCGAGGAGCGGATCGCGCTGCCCGTGGTGGTGGAGAACGATCTGATCGCGATGGTCGAGGGCCTGCACTGGTTCGGGATGGGGCGCGGCTACCGCTCCTTCGCCGTGCTCACCGTGGGTGCCGGCGCCGGCATCGCCACCGTGATCGACGGGCACGTGGTGCGCGGCCACCACCACATGGCCGGGCTCACGGGGCGCCTGCCCGTGGGCGTGGACGCCCGGGGGGAGCCGCTCGCGCTCCGCGACGTGGCCAGCACCTCCGCCGTGCTCGCCCGCGCCCGCGCCCTCGGCGTGCTGGGGGAGGCCGACGGGCTGGCCGCCCTCCGCGCCCGCCTCGCCGCCGGCGATCCCGGCGCCCTCGAGGTGGTGCAGGGGATGGCGCGGGCGCTCGCCGTCGCCGCCTCCGCCGTGCTCGCCGTCACGGACCCGGAGGCGATCGTGCTGGGCGGCGAGACCGTGGACCTGCTGCACGCCGCCGACCCGGTCTTCGCCGACGCCCTGCACCGGGGCGCTGCGGGGCGTCAGCAGGACGTGGTGGTGCGCACCCTCACCGGTGACTTCGACGACTGGGCCCGTGGGGTCGCCGTGATCGCGGTGCAGGCGTACGCCGGGGCCATGCCCTGA
- a CDS encoding ABC transporter substrate-binding protein: MTSQNHPDSALSRRPLPTRPGLSRRRLLQGSAALAAGAAGAGALAACGADSSAPSGATQIDYWLWDANQLPAYSAAIDLFMEQNPDIVVRITQMGWDDYWTKLTASFVAEAGPDAFTDHLARFPEFVNLGVIAPLDGLAALEDVAAEQFQDGLQELWSDQSGTRYGIPKDYDTIAVLYDQNMLAEEGLAPEDLENLDWNPEDGGSFERMLARLTVDTNGVRGDEEGFDPTSIARYGLGADAGTDYTGQTSWSPFALSTGWTFTDEPTWGTRFNYDDERFAATMDWYFGLVDKGFFPPFGTFGDSSPTQSQLQSGSAALVTVGSWMISTFANMEGMELGIAPLPTGPAGTPVSMFNGLGDSISAQSTHKEEAARLIAFLASDEAQQVIGERAPFFPATDVGTEAAIEAYSARGLDVTPFTDRVARGETGLYPLVENSASIASIMQAAFDQCWMRQIDGADFASYNDRVNALFE; encoded by the coding sequence ATGACTTCTCAGAACCACCCTGACAGCGCGCTGTCGCGTCGTCCCCTGCCCACCCGACCCGGCCTGTCCCGTCGGCGCCTGCTCCAGGGCTCGGCGGCGCTGGCCGCCGGGGCGGCCGGAGCGGGGGCGCTCGCCGCGTGCGGCGCCGACAGCTCCGCCCCGTCGGGCGCGACCCAGATCGACTACTGGCTGTGGGACGCGAACCAGCTGCCCGCCTACTCCGCCGCGATCGATCTGTTCATGGAGCAGAACCCGGACATCGTGGTGCGGATCACGCAGATGGGCTGGGACGACTACTGGACCAAGCTCACGGCGAGCTTCGTCGCCGAGGCCGGCCCGGACGCGTTCACCGACCACCTGGCCCGCTTCCCGGAGTTCGTGAACCTCGGGGTGATCGCCCCGCTGGACGGGCTGGCCGCCCTCGAGGACGTCGCCGCGGAGCAGTTCCAGGACGGCCTGCAGGAGCTGTGGAGCGACCAGTCCGGCACCCGGTACGGCATCCCCAAGGACTACGACACCATCGCGGTGCTGTACGACCAGAACATGCTGGCCGAGGAAGGCCTGGCCCCCGAGGACCTCGAGAACCTCGACTGGAACCCGGAGGACGGCGGCAGCTTCGAGCGGATGCTGGCGCGGCTGACCGTCGACACGAACGGGGTGCGCGGCGACGAGGAGGGCTTCGACCCCACCTCGATCGCCCGCTACGGGCTGGGCGCGGACGCCGGGACGGACTACACCGGGCAGACCAGCTGGTCCCCGTTCGCGCTCTCGACCGGCTGGACGTTCACGGACGAGCCGACCTGGGGCACTCGCTTCAACTACGACGACGAGCGCTTCGCCGCCACCATGGACTGGTACTTCGGGCTGGTCGACAAGGGGTTCTTCCCGCCCTTCGGCACCTTCGGCGACTCCTCCCCCACCCAGAGCCAGCTGCAGTCCGGCTCCGCGGCGCTGGTGACGGTGGGCTCCTGGATGATCAGCACCTTCGCGAACATGGAGGGCATGGAGCTGGGCATCGCCCCGCTGCCCACCGGACCGGCGGGCACGCCGGTGTCGATGTTCAACGGGCTCGGCGACTCGATCTCCGCGCAGTCGACGCACAAGGAGGAGGCGGCGCGACTGATCGCGTTCCTCGCCTCCGACGAGGCCCAGCAGGTGATCGGCGAACGGGCCCCGTTCTTCCCCGCCACCGACGTGGGCACCGAGGCGGCGATCGAGGCGTACTCGGCGCGCGGCCTGGACGTCACCCCGTTCACGGACCGGGTGGCCCGTGGGGAGACGGGCCTGTACCCGCTGGTGGAGAACTCCGCGTCGATCGCCTCGATCATGCAGGCGGCCTTCGACCAGTGCTGGATGCGCCAGATCGACGGCGCGGACTTCGCCTCCTACAACGACCGGGTCAACGCCCTGTTCGAGTGA
- a CDS encoding carbohydrate ABC transporter permease, protein MTTTAPHIDRPRTTAEGRTALRPRRSVPWGKIAAWAVMVIFLLITLFPFYWMLRTALSSNNALATDPASLLPVGLNTGGFERVFGLQDVETAISQGGSGASINFWRYLLNSVIVATTVTIIQTFSCAMAAYAFSRLRWRGRDTVFLIFLGSLMIPQIFTLLPNFILIKNLGLVDTLLGIMLPTLFISSFAIFFLRQFFNNISREVEEAALIDGASKARVFFTLILPMASAPLATLALLTYMTAWNEYFWSLMVSYTDQSRVLTVALGVFRAQAPGTGPDWSGLMAATLVAAAPMLLLFALFAKKIVNSIGFSGIK, encoded by the coding sequence ATGACCACGACCGCACCGCACATCGACCGGCCCCGCACCACGGCGGAGGGCCGCACCGCCCTCCGTCCCCGCCGCAGCGTCCCCTGGGGGAAGATCGCGGCCTGGGCCGTGATGGTGATCTTCCTGCTGATCACCCTGTTCCCCTTCTACTGGATGCTGCGCACGGCACTGTCCAGCAACAACGCCCTGGCCACCGATCCGGCGAGCCTGCTGCCGGTGGGGCTGAACACCGGCGGCTTCGAGCGCGTCTTCGGGCTGCAGGACGTCGAGACCGCCATCTCCCAGGGAGGCTCCGGGGCGTCGATCAACTTCTGGCGCTACCTGCTGAACTCGGTGATCGTCGCGACCACGGTCACGATCATCCAGACCTTCTCCTGCGCGATGGCCGCCTATGCCTTCTCCCGGCTGCGCTGGCGGGGCCGGGACACGGTGTTCCTGATCTTCCTGGGCTCGCTGATGATCCCGCAGATCTTCACGTTGCTGCCCAACTTCATCCTGATCAAGAACCTGGGCCTGGTGGACACGCTGCTGGGGATCATGCTGCCCACGCTGTTCATCTCGAGCTTCGCGATCTTCTTCCTGCGGCAGTTCTTCAACAACATCTCCCGCGAGGTGGAGGAGGCGGCGCTCATCGACGGGGCGAGCAAGGCCCGGGTGTTCTTCACCCTCATCCTGCCGATGGCCAGCGCACCGCTGGCCACACTGGCCCTGCTCACCTACATGACCGCCTGGAACGAGTACTTCTGGTCGCTGATGGTCTCCTACACCGACCAGTCCCGGGTGCTCACCGTGGCGCTGGGCGTGTTCCGGGCGCAGGCGCCCGGCACCGGGCCGGACTGGTCCGGCCTGATGGCGGCGACGCTCGTCGCCGCGGCGCCCATGCTGCTCCTCTTCGCCCTGTTCGCGAAGAAGATCGTCAACTCCATCGGCTTCAGCGGGATCAAGTGA
- a CDS encoding carbohydrate ABC transporter permease, whose product MSTATTSTRSVPTRRRRKDDTKLALLFIAPASVGLLVFLVWPLLTGIYYSFTEYTTLTPPQWVGLENYSRLLADPIFWTSLRVTVLYVAINIGVQTVVALVIAVLMQRLTQSTVLRSLVLAPYLVSNVVAAIVFLWILDTQMGVFNIFLQWIGFDPIAFWASETWVIPTVALVNVWRHMGYTALLLFAGLQSIPAFLYEAARTEGAGEITMFRRITLPLLRPILALVLIMTIIGSFQVFDTVSVTTQGGPADASKVLQMYIYENAFAQYEFGYASALSVALLVILMVITFAQYWMSRAGQSDLD is encoded by the coding sequence ATGTCCACCGCGACGACGTCGACGCGGTCGGTCCCGACGAGGCGCCGCCGGAAGGACGACACGAAGCTCGCGCTGCTGTTCATCGCGCCCGCTTCCGTCGGCCTGCTGGTGTTCCTCGTCTGGCCGCTGCTGACCGGCATCTACTACTCCTTCACGGAATACACCACCCTCACCCCGCCGCAGTGGGTGGGCCTGGAGAACTACTCCCGGCTGCTCGCGGACCCGATCTTCTGGACCTCGCTGCGGGTGACGGTGCTGTACGTGGCCATCAACATCGGCGTGCAGACGGTCGTGGCGCTGGTGATCGCCGTGCTCATGCAGCGGCTCACCCAGTCCACGGTGCTGCGCTCGCTGGTGCTGGCCCCGTACCTGGTCTCCAACGTGGTCGCCGCGATCGTGTTCCTGTGGATCCTGGACACCCAGATGGGCGTGTTCAACATCTTCCTGCAGTGGATCGGCTTCGACCCGATCGCGTTCTGGGCCTCCGAGACCTGGGTGATCCCCACGGTCGCACTGGTCAACGTGTGGAGGCACATGGGCTACACGGCGCTGCTGCTGTTCGCCGGGCTGCAGTCGATCCCCGCGTTCCTCTACGAGGCGGCACGCACGGAGGGTGCCGGCGAGATCACGATGTTCCGTCGCATCACGCTGCCCCTGCTGCGCCCGATCCTCGCGCTGGTGCTGATCATGACGATCATCGGCTCGTTCCAGGTGTTCGACACCGTCTCGGTGACCACCCAGGGCGGTCCCGCCGACGCCTCCAAGGTGCTCCAGATGTACATCTACGAGAACGCCTTCGCGCAGTACGAGTTCGGCTACGCCTCGGCGCTCTCGGTCGCGCTGCTGGTGATCCTCATGGTGATCACCTTCGCGCAGTACTGGATGAGCCGCGCCGGCCAGTCGGACCTGGACTGA
- a CDS encoding alpha-galactosidase — protein sequence MSPRRIPLDTTVTAPRPGATQRLHLRAAGVSVVLDVTDGRIPAVAHWGADLGPLGPAGIDALCEAGIDAVPQNAVDVPVRIGLLPQVSDGWIGRPGLSGARPDGSGWTSRLVTEGIVLDGAPLTASHAETGAAAVRLDLADPAQGLAVALTLELLPTGLLRLRATLTNTGGSPYALDELTLALPVPDEAEELLDFAGRWTKERTPQRRDFTVGTHLRENRRGRTGADAAHVLHAGRAGFGFRAGEVWGVHTAFSGNHRHLAEQTSTGRRVLGGGELLLPGEMRLDPGAQYTGPWLYASYGEGLDAVARRFHRHLRARPHHVDTARPVTLNVWEAVYFDHDLARLTDLADRAAALGVERYVLDDGWFGSRRDDFSGLGDWEVSAEVWPEGLGPLVDHVTGLGMEFGLWFEPEMVNEDSDLARAHPEWILGPTLDALPLESRHQQVLNLSIPAAYQHVRDQMLAVLDRYDIGYLKWDHNRDLLEAATRATGRAAVHEQTLAAYRLMDELKAAHPGLEIESCSSGGARVDLEVLEHTDRVWVSDCIDPLERQQMHRWTSQLIPLELMGSHIASGRSHTTGRLHTLGFRAHSALFGHLGIEWDLSEASAAELEELTAWIALYTQHRDLLFRGELVRADRGESRVWVQGVVAPEREEALFQVTAVGRADTAQEPRLRLPGLDPAATYRVRALLPADQHARLTLPPWMRTALAEDGVSLPGTVLGRAGLSAPLLDPEQGLLLSLTRE from the coding sequence TTGTCCCCTCGTCGGATCCCCCTCGACACCACCGTCACCGCACCCCGTCCCGGCGCCACGCAGCGCCTGCACCTGCGCGCCGCCGGGGTCTCCGTGGTCCTGGACGTCACCGACGGACGGATCCCCGCGGTGGCCCACTGGGGCGCCGACCTCGGCCCGCTCGGCCCCGCCGGGATCGACGCCCTGTGCGAGGCCGGGATCGACGCGGTCCCCCAGAACGCGGTGGACGTCCCGGTGCGGATCGGGCTCCTCCCCCAGGTCTCCGACGGATGGATCGGTCGGCCCGGCCTCAGCGGGGCGCGGCCCGACGGCTCCGGGTGGACCTCCCGCCTGGTCACCGAGGGCATCGTGCTCGACGGCGCGCCGCTGACCGCGTCGCATGCGGAGACCGGGGCCGCCGCGGTGCGCCTGGACCTCGCCGACCCCGCCCAGGGCCTGGCCGTCGCCCTCACGCTCGAGCTCCTGCCCACCGGCCTGCTGCGACTGCGGGCCACGCTCACCAACACCGGCGGGAGCCCCTACGCCCTGGACGAGCTCACCCTCGCCCTGCCCGTCCCCGACGAGGCCGAGGAGCTGCTCGACTTCGCCGGCCGGTGGACGAAGGAGCGCACGCCGCAGCGCCGCGACTTCACCGTCGGCACCCATCTGCGGGAGAACCGCCGCGGCCGCACCGGCGCCGATGCCGCGCACGTGCTCCACGCCGGCCGCGCCGGCTTCGGCTTCCGCGCCGGCGAGGTGTGGGGCGTGCACACCGCCTTCTCCGGGAACCACCGCCACCTCGCCGAGCAGACCAGCACCGGCAGGCGGGTGCTGGGCGGCGGCGAGCTGCTGCTGCCGGGCGAGATGCGCCTCGACCCCGGCGCGCAGTACACCGGGCCGTGGCTGTACGCCTCCTACGGCGAGGGGCTCGACGCCGTCGCCCGCCGCTTCCACCGCCACCTGCGGGCCCGCCCGCACCACGTGGACACCGCCCGTCCGGTCACGCTGAACGTGTGGGAGGCGGTGTACTTCGACCACGACCTCGCCCGGCTCACGGACCTCGCCGACCGCGCCGCCGCGCTCGGCGTGGAGCGGTACGTGCTCGACGACGGCTGGTTCGGCTCCCGCCGCGACGACTTCTCCGGCCTCGGCGACTGGGAGGTCTCCGCGGAGGTCTGGCCCGAGGGGCTCGGGCCCCTGGTGGACCACGTCACCGGGCTCGGCATGGAGTTCGGCCTCTGGTTCGAGCCGGAGATGGTCAACGAGGACTCCGACCTCGCCCGGGCGCACCCGGAGTGGATCCTCGGGCCCACCCTGGACGCTCTCCCGCTCGAGTCCCGCCACCAGCAGGTGCTGAACCTGTCGATTCCCGCCGCCTACCAGCACGTGCGCGACCAGATGCTCGCCGTGCTGGACCGGTACGACATCGGGTACCTCAAGTGGGACCACAACCGCGACCTGCTCGAGGCCGCCACCCGCGCCACCGGCCGCGCGGCGGTCCACGAGCAGACCCTCGCCGCCTATCGCCTGATGGACGAGCTGAAGGCCGCCCATCCCGGCCTGGAGATCGAGTCCTGCTCCTCCGGCGGGGCGCGCGTGGACCTCGAGGTGCTCGAGCACACCGATCGGGTGTGGGTCTCGGACTGCATCGACCCGCTGGAGCGCCAGCAGATGCACCGCTGGACCTCGCAGCTGATCCCGCTGGAGCTGATGGGCAGCCACATCGCCTCGGGTCGCTCCCACACCACCGGGCGGCTGCACACCCTCGGCTTCCGCGCCCATTCGGCGCTGTTCGGCCACCTCGGCATCGAGTGGGACCTCTCCGAGGCGAGCGCCGCGGAGCTCGAGGAGCTGACGGCGTGGATCGCCCTGTACACGCAGCACCGCGACCTGCTGTTCCGCGGCGAGCTGGTGCGTGCCGACCGCGGCGAGAGCCGGGTGTGGGTGCAGGGGGTGGTCGCACCCGAGCGCGAGGAGGCCCTGTTCCAGGTCACCGCCGTGGGCCGCGCCGACACCGCCCAGGAGCCCCGCCTGCGACTGCCCGGCCTGGATCCCGCGGCGACCTACCGCGTGCGCGCGCTGCTCCCCGCCGACCAGCATGCACGCCTCACCCTTCCCCCGTGGATGCGCACCGCGCTCGCGGAGGACGGTGTCTCCCTGCCCGGCACCGTGCTGGGGCGGGCAGGACTCTCCGCCCCGCTCCTCGACCCGGAGCAGGGCCTGCTGCTCTCCCTGACCCGCGAGTGA